In one window of Microbacterium natoriense DNA:
- a CDS encoding carbohydrate ABC transporter permease has protein sequence MTATATAIPVQKIRRRDRPPTQKIRQPFAERIAPYLYVAPFFVIFAVFGLFPLLFTFYVALFDWNPIGEQTFVGLANFERLFQDPRFWNAFVNTFGIFLISTIPQLLLALGLAHLLNHATLKMANFFRMALLVPYITSVAATALVFSQIFDKNFGLINWILDLVGAPAVNFLSSQLGSWIVISSMVMWRWFGYNTLLYLAGLQALPREMYEAASVDGASGWQQFIHLTIPSLRPIIIFTVIMSTIGGLQIFTEPLLVAPESGLTCGGGRQCQTLALFLYEQGFGQFEFGYGSAIGVALFVIVVVVSLINFYLTTRTRKARA, from the coding sequence ATGACCGCGACAGCGACCGCAATCCCCGTCCAGAAGATCCGCCGGCGCGACCGGCCGCCGACCCAGAAGATCCGTCAGCCGTTCGCCGAACGCATCGCGCCGTACCTCTACGTCGCGCCGTTCTTCGTGATCTTCGCCGTCTTCGGCCTGTTCCCGTTGCTGTTCACGTTCTACGTGGCGCTTTTCGACTGGAATCCGATCGGAGAGCAGACCTTCGTCGGGCTGGCGAACTTCGAGCGGCTCTTCCAGGATCCGCGATTCTGGAACGCCTTCGTGAACACATTCGGGATCTTCCTGATCTCGACGATCCCGCAGCTGCTGCTCGCCCTGGGGCTCGCGCATCTGCTGAATCACGCCACGTTGAAGATGGCGAACTTCTTCCGCATGGCGCTGCTCGTCCCGTACATCACCTCGGTCGCGGCGACCGCGCTGGTGTTCTCGCAGATCTTCGACAAGAACTTCGGGCTCATCAACTGGATCCTGGATCTCGTCGGGGCGCCCGCGGTGAACTTCCTGTCGTCGCAGCTCGGCTCCTGGATCGTGATCTCGTCGATGGTCATGTGGCGCTGGTTCGGCTACAACACTCTGCTCTACCTCGCAGGACTGCAGGCCCTGCCGCGGGAGATGTACGAAGCGGCATCCGTCGACGGCGCATCGGGGTGGCAGCAGTTCATCCACCTCACGATCCCGTCGCTGCGGCCGATCATCATCTTCACCGTGATCATGTCGACCATCGGCGGATTGCAGATCTTCACCGAACCGCTGCTGGTCGCTCCGGAGTCCGGGCTGACCTGCGGCGGTGGACGACAGTGTCAGACTCTCGCCCTCTTCCTCTACGAGCAGGGCTTCGGCCAGTTCGAGTTCGGCTACGGCTCCGCGATCGGGGTGGCGCTGTTCGTGATCGTCGTGGTCGTGTCTTTGATCAACTTCTATCTCACCACCCGCACCAGGAAGGCACGCGCATGA
- a CDS encoding LacI family DNA-binding transcriptional regulator — MVRPTIVDVAQAAGVSRATAARVLAGATNVDPAMTLSVEREAQRLGYETNFAARVLRGGRAGAVGLVIAFDELGSHSGTFFTAVLKGAAKGLSAGAVQPVLLPADEEDLDRIPRFLRSGALDGAIVILQHEITHLVESLADSPVPIAWVGRPHADIGPDPIVIDSDNYGGGVLAARALVEAGRRSIGIITGPLDLEQARDRTRGWTDELARHGIAPGPIVHGDFTLDSGTAAMARLLQRAPDLDGIFASSDLMAAGALRVLQAAGRRVPTDVSVVGFDDILIASTSDPPLTTVRQPLEEMGRAAADTLLATIRGLPAEKVQLLPTSLIHRESL; from the coding sequence ATGGTCAGACCCACCATCGTCGACGTCGCGCAGGCCGCGGGAGTCTCGCGGGCCACCGCGGCGCGTGTCCTGGCCGGTGCGACGAACGTCGACCCCGCGATGACCCTGTCCGTCGAGCGGGAAGCGCAGCGCCTCGGGTACGAGACGAACTTCGCCGCGCGCGTCCTCCGTGGCGGCCGCGCCGGCGCAGTCGGCCTCGTCATCGCCTTCGACGAGCTCGGCAGTCACAGCGGCACCTTCTTCACCGCGGTGCTCAAGGGCGCGGCGAAGGGCCTGTCGGCCGGCGCGGTGCAGCCCGTGCTGCTTCCCGCCGACGAGGAGGACCTCGACCGCATCCCGCGCTTCCTCCGATCAGGAGCCCTCGACGGCGCGATCGTGATCCTGCAGCACGAGATCACGCATCTCGTGGAGAGTCTGGCCGACTCCCCCGTTCCCATCGCGTGGGTGGGACGCCCGCACGCCGACATCGGCCCCGACCCGATCGTGATCGACTCGGACAACTACGGCGGCGGAGTGCTCGCTGCACGCGCGCTCGTGGAGGCCGGGCGCCGGTCGATCGGGATCATCACCGGACCCCTCGACCTCGAACAGGCGAGGGATCGGACGCGCGGATGGACGGACGAGCTCGCACGCCACGGCATCGCTCCCGGTCCGATCGTCCACGGAGACTTCACGCTCGACAGCGGAACCGCGGCGATGGCTCGTCTGCTGCAGCGTGCACCCGACCTCGACGGGATCTTCGCCTCCTCCGATCTGATGGCCGCGGGGGCGCTGCGCGTGCTCCAGGCCGCCGGGCGCCGGGTGCCGACCGACGTCTCGGTCGTCGGCTTCGATGACATCCTGATCGCCAGCACGTCCGACCCGCCGTTGACCACCGTGCGCCAGCCGCTGGAAGAGATGGGCAGAGCGGCCGCTGACACACTCCTCGCCACCATCCGCGGACTCCCCGCCGAGAAGGTGCAGCTGCTGCCGACATCCCTCATCCACCGCGAATCGCTCTGA
- a CDS encoding carbohydrate ABC transporter permease has translation MTHVTQEATTASPVKPEASTRRRRARSRRVGKVSWPVYALLIIAVVISVFPLYYMFVIASVGASAVTSIPPRLYPGLNFFDIAAKVFETVPFLQSLLNSVIVSLVVAVVTSLLCALAGFAFAKLQFPGRNALFLIVLLTMTVPAQLSVIPQYLIISWLDWVDTLQAIILPGLASAFGIFWMRQHLSTTLNDELMAAARIDGANSWQIFWRIGFPVVRPAAFVLGLITFTGVWNDFMWPFIVLKSPELFTVQIALKQLQANRTIDLALTMGGSFMATLPLLIVFFFVGRRMVAGIMDGAFKG, from the coding sequence ATGACCCACGTGACCCAGGAGGCGACCACGGCGTCGCCGGTGAAGCCGGAAGCGTCCACTCGTCGCCGACGCGCCCGTTCCCGCCGCGTCGGCAAGGTGTCGTGGCCCGTGTACGCGCTCCTGATCATCGCCGTCGTGATCAGCGTCTTCCCGCTGTACTACATGTTCGTGATCGCCTCGGTCGGTGCATCGGCCGTCACATCGATCCCACCGCGGCTGTACCCCGGTCTCAACTTCTTCGACATCGCCGCGAAGGTCTTCGAGACCGTGCCGTTCCTGCAGTCGCTGCTGAACAGCGTGATCGTGTCGCTGGTGGTCGCCGTCGTGACGTCGCTGCTGTGCGCACTCGCAGGGTTCGCGTTCGCGAAGCTGCAGTTCCCGGGCCGCAACGCGCTCTTCCTCATCGTCCTGCTGACGATGACGGTGCCGGCGCAGCTCAGCGTGATCCCGCAGTACCTGATCATCTCGTGGCTCGACTGGGTCGACACGCTTCAGGCGATCATCCTGCCGGGGCTCGCGAGCGCGTTCGGCATCTTCTGGATGCGTCAGCACCTCTCGACCACCCTGAACGACGAGCTGATGGCCGCGGCGCGCATCGACGGCGCCAACAGCTGGCAGATCTTCTGGCGCATCGGATTCCCCGTCGTTCGGCCGGCTGCGTTCGTGCTGGGACTCATCACGTTCACGGGGGTGTGGAACGACTTCATGTGGCCGTTCATCGTGTTGAAGTCTCCCGAGCTGTTCACGGTGCAGATCGCGCTGAAGCAGCTGCAGGCGAACCGGACGATCGACCTGGCACTGACCATGGGCGGATCGTTCATGGCGACCCTCCCGCTGCTGATCGTCTTCTTCTTCGTCGGACGCCGCATGGTCGCGGGAATCATGGACGGGGCGTTCAAGGGATGA
- a CDS encoding ABC transporter substrate-binding protein, protein MNRRKLALPIAAVGAFALLISGCSSGGSGSESGSGDPNAEFEFWSFTGIGQKDSVARYLEENPDAKVKLSEVGSTTETATALTAALAGGRVPDLVMIQNDDLPKFVENPGNFVDLRTLGGDDIGDDYLDWAIDGATAENGSVIGIPTDVGGLTFAYRADLFEAAGLPTDPAEVAEMWSTWDKFIEMGKKYTAATGEPFVDNVETSVFFSTVNQVSEKYYSPDGELIYDENPEVEEAFDVAVRTYEAGISASIPAWSSGWAPGKANGAFAVTTAPSWMLSGFKTDAPDTEGLWRIASIPGVGGNWGGSVIAIPARADNPEAAWQYIKTMLSPEGQTEHFATTGTFPAAKDALESDEVRSYTDPFFGDSPVGATMSESVLQFSSFYNGPDTSAIGAALLNALVDMEAGNVKPADAWKTGLDSAKAAIGG, encoded by the coding sequence GTGAACCGTCGCAAACTGGCCCTGCCCATCGCCGCAGTCGGCGCATTCGCGCTGCTGATCTCCGGATGCTCGTCCGGCGGCTCAGGTTCGGAATCCGGATCCGGTGATCCGAATGCCGAGTTCGAGTTCTGGTCGTTCACCGGCATCGGACAGAAGGACTCCGTCGCTCGCTACCTCGAGGAGAACCCCGACGCGAAGGTGAAGCTGAGCGAGGTCGGCAGCACGACCGAGACGGCCACCGCCCTCACCGCCGCTCTCGCGGGCGGACGGGTTCCCGACCTCGTCATGATCCAGAACGACGATCTGCCGAAGTTCGTCGAGAACCCCGGCAACTTCGTCGATCTGCGCACGCTCGGCGGTGACGACATCGGCGACGACTACCTCGATTGGGCAATCGACGGCGCGACCGCCGAGAACGGCTCGGTCATCGGCATCCCGACCGACGTGGGCGGACTGACTTTCGCGTACCGTGCCGACCTCTTCGAGGCGGCTGGTCTGCCCACCGACCCAGCCGAGGTGGCTGAGATGTGGTCGACGTGGGACAAGTTCATCGAGATGGGCAAGAAGTACACGGCGGCGACCGGCGAGCCCTTCGTCGACAACGTCGAGACGAGCGTGTTCTTCTCCACCGTCAACCAGGTCAGCGAGAAGTACTACTCGCCGGACGGCGAGCTGATCTACGACGAGAACCCTGAGGTCGAAGAGGCGTTCGACGTCGCCGTGCGCACCTACGAGGCCGGGATCAGCGCCAGCATCCCCGCGTGGTCGTCCGGGTGGGCGCCGGGCAAGGCGAACGGCGCCTTCGCCGTGACGACCGCTCCGTCGTGGATGCTGTCCGGATTCAAGACCGACGCACCGGACACCGAAGGACTGTGGCGGATCGCGTCGATCCCGGGTGTGGGCGGCAACTGGGGCGGCAGCGTCATCGCGATCCCCGCCCGCGCCGACAACCCCGAGGCGGCGTGGCAGTACATCAAGACGATGCTCTCGCCCGAGGGGCAGACCGAGCACTTCGCGACGACCGGCACCTTCCCCGCCGCGAAGGACGCGCTCGAGAGCGACGAGGTGCGCAGCTACACCGACCCCTTCTTCGGCGATTCCCCCGTGGGGGCGACCATGAGCGAATCCGTGCTGCAGTTCAGCTCGTTCTACAACGGCCCCGACACCAGTGCGATCGGTGCCGCGCTGCTGAACGCCCTCGTCGACATGGAGGCCGGCAACGTCAAGCCGGCTGATGCGTGGAAGACCGGCCTGGACAGCGCCAAAGCCGCGATCGGCGGCTGA
- a CDS encoding glycoside hydrolase family 27 protein gives MDSAGAQEYYDSLAAQFAEWGVDFIKLDDVLYPPVQTAEIAAFSRAIDRSGRPMVLSLSPGKQLSTEHAESLRSHAQLWRISDDFWDEWPQVLEQFQRAARWAPFQRPGAWADADMLPFGRIGIRGHVGRDRLSRLTLEEQRTVMTLWCLLRSPLMFGGHLPDTPDDTLALLKRLDVLALREGQDAREIVRDGDLVIWSAHARGREYRALFWLGSEPRMLRAHVDDLGVKDPAVAECEDAWSGEAVPIDGGWVEVDVPAHGVRLLVFG, from the coding sequence ATGGATTCGGCAGGCGCTCAGGAGTACTACGACTCGCTCGCGGCGCAGTTCGCCGAGTGGGGCGTCGACTTCATCAAGCTCGACGACGTGCTGTATCCCCCGGTGCAGACGGCGGAGATCGCCGCGTTCTCGCGAGCGATCGATCGCAGCGGACGGCCGATGGTACTGAGCCTCTCGCCGGGAAAGCAGCTGTCGACCGAGCACGCGGAGTCCCTGCGCAGCCACGCGCAGCTGTGGCGGATCTCGGACGATTTCTGGGACGAGTGGCCGCAGGTGCTCGAGCAGTTCCAGCGCGCCGCGCGGTGGGCGCCGTTCCAGCGGCCCGGGGCGTGGGCGGATGCCGACATGCTGCCGTTCGGGCGGATCGGCATCCGCGGCCATGTCGGGCGTGACCGCCTGAGCCGACTCACGCTGGAGGAGCAGCGCACGGTGATGACGCTGTGGTGTCTGCTGCGCTCACCGCTCATGTTCGGCGGTCATCTGCCGGACACCCCGGACGACACCCTGGCGCTGCTGAAGCGCCTCGACGTCCTGGCGCTGCGCGAGGGCCAGGACGCACGGGAGATCGTGCGCGACGGCGATCTCGTCATCTGGAGCGCGCACGCCCGCGGTCGGGAGTACCGCGCTTTGTTCTGGCTGGGGAGTGAGCCGCGGATGCTGCGCGCCCATGTGGACGACCTGGGCGTGAAGGATCCGGCCGTGGCGGAGTGCGAAGACGCGTGGTCCGGTGAGGCGGTGCCGATCGACGGCGGCTGGGTCGAGGTCGACGTTCCCGCGCACGGCGTGCGGCTGCTCGTCTTCGGGTGA
- a CDS encoding ThuA domain-containing protein — MTAQRPMRVLVWGENHHEKHDEIPQRIYPDTMHGTIAAGLRELLGDGAVVETATLDDPEHGLSEERLADTDVLLWWGHMRHDAVDDEVVERVHRHVLGGMGFIPLHSAHFSKVFIRLMGTTCSLRWRQGDDRELVWTVAPTHPIAQGVPHPLVIPMQEMYGEFFDVPAPDELVFVSSFSGGEVFRSGMTFSRGHGRIFYFSPGDQDYPVYHQPEIRRVLANAVGWAFQDRPRQAPQITMHHVGEFETPREWDGSLR, encoded by the coding sequence ATGACTGCACAACGACCGATGAGGGTGCTCGTCTGGGGCGAGAATCACCACGAGAAGCACGATGAGATCCCGCAGCGGATCTATCCCGACACGATGCATGGCACGATCGCGGCCGGCCTGAGGGAGCTCCTGGGAGACGGAGCCGTGGTCGAGACCGCCACGCTCGACGATCCCGAGCACGGCCTCAGTGAGGAACGGCTGGCCGACACCGACGTGCTGCTGTGGTGGGGGCACATGCGGCATGACGCCGTGGACGATGAAGTGGTCGAACGCGTGCATCGACACGTGCTCGGCGGCATGGGCTTCATACCGCTCCATTCGGCTCACTTCTCCAAGGTGTTCATCCGTCTCATGGGCACCACGTGCAGCCTGCGCTGGCGGCAGGGCGACGACCGCGAGCTCGTATGGACGGTGGCCCCCACCCATCCGATCGCTCAGGGTGTGCCGCACCCGCTGGTGATCCCGATGCAGGAGATGTACGGGGAGTTCTTCGACGTGCCGGCACCAGACGAGCTGGTGTTCGTCTCGAGCTTCTCCGGCGGCGAGGTCTTCCGCTCGGGCATGACGTTCTCGCGCGGCCACGGGCGCATCTTCTACTTCTCGCCCGGCGACCAGGACTATCCGGTCTATCATCAGCCGGAGATCCGCCGCGTGCTCGCCAACGCCGTCGGCTGGGCGTTCCAGGACCGGCCGCGGCAGGCGCCGCAGATCACGATGCATCACGTCGGCGAGTTCGAGACGCCGCGCGAGTGGGACGGATCTCTGCGATGA
- a CDS encoding Gfo/Idh/MocA family protein yields MTDAVRDVVVVGAGGMGRAWMDVVQARDGVRPSAVVDLDVSAARRAATERGWDVPVFSDVAAALREAPADLLLNVTVPEAHRAVSDAALRAGVPVLSEKPVTPTVADAMWLSALSVSRGVLLATSQSRRHSSGISAFRDAVRDLGGAGQLETQFFQNPRFGGFRDEMPSPLLVDMAIHQFDQARFLLGSEPVSVYCEEFSPSWSWYRGAAAAQAIFRFSDGSRFGYAGSWCADGLTTSWNGSWRASAPDGSATWDGETAVRVQGQDGPERDVPMGEGSEGLDAALTEFLTALDGGEAPSGEIRSNIWSLAMVEAAGESAATGSRVDLDAVFARAGAAALAEAQATGETAIIDQLREWAGGAPR; encoded by the coding sequence ATGACGGATGCTGTGCGGGACGTCGTGGTCGTCGGCGCCGGCGGCATGGGCCGGGCCTGGATGGATGTGGTTCAGGCGCGGGACGGTGTCCGCCCCTCTGCAGTGGTCGATCTCGACGTGTCCGCCGCTCGTCGCGCCGCGACCGAACGCGGCTGGGACGTGCCGGTGTTCTCCGACGTCGCCGCCGCGCTGCGCGAAGCACCCGCCGATCTGCTGCTGAACGTCACGGTGCCCGAGGCGCACCGCGCGGTGAGCGACGCGGCGCTCCGCGCCGGAGTGCCGGTGCTCAGCGAGAAGCCCGTCACGCCCACGGTGGCCGATGCGATGTGGCTCAGCGCACTGAGCGTCTCGCGCGGGGTGCTGCTGGCGACGAGCCAATCGCGTCGGCATTCGTCGGGAATCAGCGCATTCCGTGATGCGGTGCGCGATCTGGGCGGCGCAGGGCAGCTCGAGACGCAGTTCTTCCAGAATCCGCGGTTCGGCGGGTTCCGGGACGAGATGCCCTCGCCGCTGCTGGTCGACATGGCGATCCATCAGTTCGACCAGGCGCGCTTCCTGCTCGGCAGCGAACCCGTATCGGTCTACTGCGAAGAGTTCTCGCCCTCGTGGAGCTGGTACCGAGGGGCAGCGGCTGCACAGGCGATCTTCCGGTTCTCGGACGGCTCCCGCTTCGGCTACGCGGGAAGCTGGTGCGCCGACGGGCTGACGACGTCGTGGAACGGATCCTGGCGGGCGAGCGCCCCTGATGGCTCAGCGACGTGGGATGGTGAGACCGCCGTGCGCGTGCAGGGTCAAGATGGTCCTGAACGGGATGTGCCGATGGGAGAAGGCAGCGAAGGGCTGGACGCCGCGCTTACGGAGTTCTTGACCGCCTTGGACGGAGGCGAGGCCCCGTCGGGAGAGATCAGGAGCAACATCTGGAGCCTGGCCATGGTCGAGGCGGCGGGAGAGTCGGCGGCGACCGGCAGCCGCGTCGATCTCGACGCGGTCTTCGCGCGGGCGGGCGCTGCCGCGCTCGCCGAGGCTCAGGCGACGGGGGAGACTGCGATCATCGATCAGCTGCGGGAGTGGGCGGGTGGTGCGCCGCGCTGA
- a CDS encoding beta-glucosidase family protein, translating into MTAELSAVDQDRWRDPTLSARERAQALVDELTLEEKVAQLGSVWLTDSADDFAPRLSDDSADAVVDPFEHGLGQLTRVYGTAPITLQEGVETLRRLQRRVIENQRLGIPALVHEECLTGLAAFGATAYPAPLAWASTFDDDLVREMARAIGEDMRAIGVHQGLAPVLDVVRDYRWGRVEETLGEDPYLVGQLGAAYVAGLESAGIIATLKHFAGYAGSRGARNHGPVSMGPREFADTVLPPFETALRQGGARSVMTSYTDVDGIPSTANRALLDGTLRTEWGFDGTVVADYWAIPFLVSMHRVAVDAAEAGALALRAGVDVELPSTVAYAALPRLVREGVVDESDIDRAVVRHLRHKIEAGLLDQASVVPEGAEEVELDSDRNRALSARIAEESVVLLEDDGILPITAHSRVAVIGPAAAEYRSLLGCYAFPNHVLTKYPGHEPGISIPTIEAALRSEQGIGEIRFVRGCEIVDDSDDSDDIATAVQAARESDVAVVVVGDVAGLFGAGTSGEGCDAADLRLPGRQHELVLAVLATGVPTVLVVVSGRPYALGEYRGARAIVQAFFPGAEGARAIAGILSGRVAPSGRLPVQIPRWPTATTTYLEPPLGRHNAGITVADPTPLYPFGYGLTRGRIEYETIEAPAEFRTDGAAEIAVTVRNSGASAVEVVQLYASFPAGSVVRPEAQLIGFARIRVPAGARKTVRFTLEAARLAATGIDGRLSVDPGTVMLAAGPSVANRACATAVRITGARHLVLARAGRTAWDIDHGEDEE; encoded by the coding sequence ATGACCGCCGAGCTGAGCGCCGTCGACCAGGATCGATGGCGCGACCCCACGTTGAGCGCGCGCGAGCGGGCGCAGGCGCTGGTCGATGAGCTGACTCTCGAGGAGAAGGTGGCCCAGCTCGGCTCCGTGTGGCTCACCGACAGCGCCGACGATTTCGCGCCGCGTCTGTCGGACGACTCCGCCGACGCTGTCGTCGATCCGTTCGAGCACGGACTCGGCCAGCTCACGCGGGTCTACGGAACCGCGCCGATCACTCTCCAGGAGGGTGTGGAGACCCTGCGGCGCCTGCAGCGCCGCGTGATCGAGAACCAGCGTCTGGGGATCCCCGCTCTCGTGCACGAGGAGTGCCTGACGGGGCTGGCCGCGTTCGGTGCGACGGCGTACCCGGCCCCGCTGGCGTGGGCGTCGACGTTCGACGACGATCTCGTCCGCGAGATGGCGCGCGCGATCGGGGAGGACATGCGTGCGATCGGCGTGCATCAAGGGCTGGCGCCCGTGCTCGACGTCGTGCGGGACTACCGGTGGGGGCGCGTCGAGGAGACCCTCGGCGAAGACCCTTATCTCGTGGGACAGCTGGGCGCGGCGTACGTGGCAGGGCTCGAGAGCGCCGGCATCATCGCCACGCTGAAGCACTTCGCCGGATACGCGGGCTCTCGCGGCGCACGCAACCACGGGCCGGTCAGCATGGGGCCGCGTGAGTTCGCCGACACCGTGCTGCCGCCGTTCGAGACCGCGCTGCGGCAGGGCGGCGCGCGCAGCGTGATGACCTCGTACACGGATGTCGACGGCATCCCGAGCACGGCGAATCGTGCGCTGCTCGACGGCACTCTCCGCACCGAGTGGGGTTTCGACGGCACGGTCGTCGCAGACTACTGGGCGATCCCGTTCCTCGTGTCGATGCACCGGGTGGCGGTGGATGCCGCCGAGGCGGGGGCGCTCGCCCTGCGCGCCGGCGTCGACGTGGAGCTGCCCTCGACCGTCGCGTACGCCGCACTTCCGCGTCTGGTCCGTGAGGGCGTCGTCGACGAGAGCGACATCGATCGTGCGGTCGTGCGCCACCTCAGGCACAAGATCGAGGCGGGTCTGCTCGATCAGGCCTCCGTCGTGCCGGAGGGTGCGGAGGAGGTCGAGCTCGACAGCGACCGAAACCGGGCGCTGTCCGCCCGCATCGCCGAGGAGTCGGTCGTTCTCCTCGAGGACGACGGCATCCTGCCGATCACCGCGCACTCCCGAGTCGCGGTGATCGGGCCGGCCGCCGCCGAGTATCGGAGCCTGCTCGGATGCTACGCGTTCCCCAATCACGTGCTCACGAAGTACCCGGGTCACGAACCGGGCATCTCCATTCCGACGATCGAGGCGGCACTGCGCAGCGAGCAGGGGATCGGAGAGATCCGGTTCGTCCGCGGCTGCGAGATCGTCGACGACAGCGACGACAGCGACGACATCGCGACGGCTGTGCAGGCTGCGCGCGAGAGCGATGTCGCGGTCGTCGTCGTGGGCGATGTCGCCGGACTGTTCGGCGCGGGCACCTCCGGCGAGGGATGCGACGCCGCCGATCTGCGGCTGCCAGGACGCCAGCATGAGCTCGTCCTGGCGGTGCTCGCGACGGGAGTGCCGACCGTGCTCGTGGTGGTCTCGGGGCGCCCGTATGCGCTGGGGGAGTACCGCGGCGCCCGCGCGATCGTGCAGGCCTTCTTCCCCGGCGCCGAGGGCGCCCGTGCGATCGCCGGCATCCTGTCGGGTCGTGTGGCGCCGAGCGGGCGGCTGCCTGTGCAGATCCCGCGTTGGCCCACAGCGACGACGACCTATCTCGAGCCGCCGCTCGGCCGGCACAACGCCGGTATCACCGTGGCCGACCCGACGCCGCTCTACCCGTTCGGGTATGGTCTGACCCGCGGCCGCATCGAGTACGAGACGATCGAGGCGCCCGCCGAGTTCCGCACCGACGGCGCTGCCGAGATCGCCGTCACCGTTCGCAACAGCGGGGCGTCGGCGGTCGAAGTGGTGCAGTTGTACGCCTCCTTCCCCGCGGGTTCTGTCGTCCGTCCGGAGGCGCAGCTCATCGGGTTCGCCCGCATCCGCGTCCCCGCGGGGGCGCGAAAGACGGTGCGCTTCACGCTCGAGGCGGCGCGCTTGGCCGCGACGGGGATCGACGGGCGGCTGAGCGTGGACCCGGGTACCGTGATGCTCGCCGCCGGGCCCTCGGTCGCGAACCGCGCATGCGCCACCGCTGTGCGGATCACGGGTGCACGGCACCTGGTTCTGGCCCGCGCTGGAAGGACCGCATGGGACATCGATCATGGAGAGGACGAGGAATGA